The following proteins are co-located in the BD1-7 clade bacterium genome:
- a CDS encoding Uncharacterised protein (UPF0225 protein YchJ), with translation MTQSIDRIPCPCLSGQRYPACCGQYHSQDSIPKTAEALMRSRYSAYALGHRMPDVCADYLLQTSNTPGSERMSLVEYMKQHRWIGLVIIDTSAINAGSENAMVEFCALSTPATSYNNQKNTNQQLPDQQHERSQFIRRDGRWIYSNGEALKDIAFERNALCWCGSGKKYKKCHAL, from the coding sequence ATGACTCAATCAATCGACCGGATACCCTGCCCCTGCCTCAGTGGCCAGCGCTACCCTGCCTGCTGTGGCCAATACCACAGTCAGGATTCGATACCAAAAACGGCCGAAGCTCTAATGCGCTCTCGATACAGCGCTTATGCACTTGGCCACCGAATGCCAGATGTCTGCGCAGACTACCTTTTGCAAACGTCCAATACGCCAGGCTCAGAACGAATGAGCCTTGTCGAGTATATGAAACAACACCGATGGATTGGTTTGGTAATTATCGATACTTCTGCCATTAATGCTGGTAGCGAGAACGCAATGGTGGAGTTTTGCGCGCTCTCAACACCTGCAACATCATATAACAACCAAAAAAATACAAACCAACAACTCCCTGACCAACAGCATGAACGCTCACAATTCATCAGACGTGATGGTCGCTGGATCTATTCAAACGGTGAAGCGCTAAAAGATATAGCGTTTGAGCGTAACGCTCTTTGCTGGTGTGGTAGCGGCAAGAAGTACAAAAAATGCCACGCACTTTGA
- a CDS encoding putative protein produces MDTHDIECLLEATCYPHPVSDFKLRETHISWVILTGDFAYKIKKPVDYGFVNFSRLSDRHFFCKREVELNRQFTKDIYLDVVGVIQTADGFQIANLNIDGELQETEGKLIDYAIRMIQFDDNQQLDHLASRGELTTNMCIQTARMLARIHQSLSPLYPKPGELGSPERLKDAVAEDFDLIFRSPHTPEHAEQLKQLEKYWNALFQNHLKAFNARIKEGFVHDGHGDTHLGNIVLIDDDPVLFDCIEFNDNFRVMDCMGEIGFLAMDIESKGLMKQSNALLNEYLEQTGDYSGLYVLNLFRIHYALVRAKINLVKCDPNAPGYTNQPDFLTYQSYIALADSYCQERRHQKPALLIMHGLSGAGKSTVASXIASTMGGIRIRSDVERKRLFGLGCNDPSDKKIYTSQASDMTFSRLTTLAELVLEQGFTCIIDATFLHEARRKPLQTLAQRLNVPCVIVSCELETETMTQRLIEREKRGDDVSEATVEIMQQQALHQEPLTPAEKAHAIVVSTDNGIPGNLQQLIAAKIDNRGD; encoded by the coding sequence ATGGATACACACGATATTGAGTGCTTGCTTGAAGCCACGTGCTACCCACATCCAGTGTCTGATTTTAAACTTCGTGAAACACATATATCTTGGGTGATACTGACCGGTGACTTTGCCTACAAAATAAAAAAGCCTGTTGACTACGGCTTTGTCAATTTCTCACGCCTTAGCGATAGGCATTTCTTTTGCAAACGGGAAGTAGAACTCAATCGACAATTCACAAAAGACATCTACCTGGATGTTGTTGGCGTTATTCAAACGGCAGATGGCTTTCAGATAGCCAATCTCAATATTGATGGCGAGCTTCAAGAAACTGAGGGTAAGCTCATTGATTACGCGATACGAATGATTCAATTCGACGACAATCAACAACTCGATCACCTTGCATCTCGAGGTGAATTAACAACAAACATGTGTATTCAAACGGCTCGAATGCTTGCGAGGATCCACCAATCGTTATCGCCTCTCTATCCAAAACCCGGCGAGTTGGGCTCTCCCGAGCGACTCAAAGATGCAGTTGCCGAAGACTTCGATTTGATCTTTCGTTCGCCTCACACGCCAGAACACGCAGAGCAACTGAAGCAGCTTGAAAAATACTGGAATGCACTCTTTCAAAATCACCTGAAAGCATTTAATGCAAGAATCAAAGAGGGCTTTGTACACGACGGTCATGGTGACACTCATCTAGGCAACATCGTGCTTATCGATGATGATCCCGTGCTATTTGACTGCATTGAATTCAATGACAACTTTCGCGTTATGGATTGCATGGGCGAGATCGGCTTTTTAGCGATGGATATCGAGTCCAAAGGGCTCATGAAACAATCCAACGCACTCCTCAATGAATATCTTGAACAGACTGGCGACTATAGTGGCCTATACGTTCTCAATCTTTTCCGCATTCACTACGCACTTGTTAGAGCGAAGATAAATTTGGTTAAATGCGACCCGAATGCGCCAGGCTACACCAATCAACCAGACTTCCTGACCTACCAGTCTTATATTGCCCTCGCAGATTCATATTGCCAGGAAAGACGACATCAAAAGCCCGCCTTATTGATAATGCACGGTCTATCAGGCGCAGGAAAGTCAACCGTCGCTAGCGNCATAGCATCAACAATGGGCGGCATACGAATTCGCTCAGACGTCGAGCGTAAACGTCTATTCGGCCTAGGTTGTAATGATCCGAGTGACAAAAAGATTTACACAAGCCAAGCGTCTGACATGACTTTCTCTCGACTAACAACGTTAGCGGAGTTAGTACTGGAGCAAGGTTTCACATGTATTATTGACGCCACTTTTTTGCACGAAGCAAGACGAAAACCATTGCAAACACTGGCGCAGAGACTCAACGTACCCTGCGTGATTGTCAGCTGCGAGCTTGAGACCGAAACAATGACCCAACGGTTAATCGAGCGAGAAAAACGCGGAGATGATGTCTCTGAAGCGACTGTCGAGATCATGCAGCAACAAGCACTGCATCAAGAGCCGCTGACTCCAGCGGAAAAAGCACACGCTATAGTCGTTAGCACCGACAACGGCATTCCCGGAAACCTGCAACAGCTCATCGCAGCAAAAATCGACAACCGCGGTGACTAG
- the cmoA gene encoding Carboxy-S-adenosyl-L-methionine synthase, giving the protein MNQPDKLYAKTRQIVNAFQFDENVARVFSDMIRRSVPGYPMMLDMLGVVAETHVKDDTRCYDLGCSLGASTLAIRQNLQATGADIVAIDNSSAMTAHCQEVIAQDASHPPVDVICGDICDIDFATSPTPASLVCLNLTLQFIDQEKRLPLLAKIADSLVDGGVLFLSEKLLFTDTFEQNHLTDLHHQFKKHQGYSDLEIAQKRSAIENVLIPETLEVHRERLYNAGFRQVIVALQCFNFCTLIAYK; this is encoded by the coding sequence GTGAACCAACCTGATAAACTTTACGCAAAAACCCGACAAATCGTTAATGCCTTTCAGTTTGATGAGAACGTTGCGCGCGTTTTCAGTGACATGATTCGTCGCTCAGTGCCAGGCTACCCGATGATGCTTGATATGCTCGGTGTTGTTGCTGAAACACACGTCAAAGATGATACACGGTGTTATGACCTCGGCTGCTCCCTAGGGGCTTCGACACTTGCCATTCGGCAAAATTTACAGGCGACAGGCGCCGATATCGTTGCTATCGACAACTCATCAGCCATGACCGCACATTGTCAGGAGGTTATTGCTCAAGACGCGTCACATCCACCGGTTGACGTAATTTGTGGTGATATCTGCGATATCGATTTCGCCACTAGTCCAACACCTGCCAGCCTAGTTTGCCTGAACCTGACACTTCAGTTTATTGATCAGGAAAAACGGCTACCATTACTCGCAAAAATTGCGGACAGCCTAGTGGATGGCGGTGTTTTATTTTTGTCAGAAAAGCTGCTGTTTACCGATACATTTGAGCAGAACCATTTAACCGATCTGCACCATCAATTTAAAAAACACCAAGGCTATAGCGATCTTGAAATCGCACAAAAGCGCTCAGCAATTGAAAATGTACTTATCCCTGAAACGCTTGAAGTACATCGAGAAAGGCTTTACAACGCCGGCTTCCGTCAAGTGATCGTTGCGCTTCAGTGTTTCAATTTCTGCACCTTGATCGCCTACAAATAA
- the deaD gene encoding ATP-dependent RNA helicase DeaD → MSNDTVLPAFAALGLRDPLLKAVQQVGYETPSAIQQACIPLLMEGHDMVGQAQTGTGKTAAFALPLLNNIETPAKSPQMLVMAPTRELAIQVAEACQTYAKFMPGCQVLPVYGGQSYTIQLKQLKRGANIIVGTPGRIMDHIRKGTLKLDALQSMVLDEADEMLRMGFIDDVEWVLERIPDTTQIALFSATMPKEIRRVAQNHLKEPKHVTIESKTATASTITQRYMMVQQHQKIDAITRILESEPFDAVIAFVRTKNATTELAEKLAARGYRAEALNGDIAQAQREKIVKKLRAGQLDILVATDVVARGLDVERVSHVINYDIPYDNEAYVHRIGRTGRAGRTGDAILFVTNRERRLLKSIEQSTGHTIPRMQLPGADEVNAQRSARFKSRIAEVISTENLDEFVQLLAEYQTDEEKDPLQIAAALAFMVNGGRSLHVSELPDFGKSERRSERGERSDRGDRNDRNRDSRRSERPDRPRKNQNQPSTEPKKLKEHPDIAMKRYAIDVGYAHDVKPGNIVGAIANEADIESEYIGHIEIYDDYSTVDLPDGMPKEVFQSLQKARVCQRKMNIQPLSAAMASNSDRKGPEKSDEQASGKSKHQADKHDGSKAPKKPKRRKIDKDRS, encoded by the coding sequence ATGTCAAATGATACTGTGCTGCCAGCATTTGCAGCGTTGGGTCTTCGCGACCCTTTGTTAAAAGCCGTTCAGCAGGTGGGCTATGAAACGCCTTCAGCGATTCAACAAGCCTGTATTCCTTTGCTTATGGAAGGGCATGACATGGTGGGGCAGGCTCAAACAGGCACAGGTAAAACAGCCGCGTTTGCATTGCCTTTGCTAAATAATATCGAAACACCGGCTAAGAGCCCTCAGATGTTGGTGATGGCCCCAACTCGAGAATTAGCGATTCAGGTGGCAGAAGCTTGCCAAACCTACGCTAAGTTTATGCCTGGGTGTCAGGTGCTGCCTGTATACGGTGGTCAAAGTTATACCATTCAGCTCAAACAATTGAAGCGTGGCGCTAATATTATTGTTGGCACCCCTGGTCGTATTATGGATCACATCCGTAAGGGCACTTTGAAGCTCGACGCACTTCAATCAATGGTGCTCGATGAAGCAGATGAAATGCTGAGAATGGGCTTTATCGACGATGTAGAATGGGTACTTGAGCGAATTCCAGATACCACACAAATCGCCCTGTTTTCAGCGACTATGCCGAAGGAAATCCGTCGCGTTGCTCAAAACCACCTGAAAGAACCAAAACACGTTACGATTGAATCTAAAACGGCTACCGCATCGACCATCACACAGCGTTATATGATGGTTCAGCAGCATCAAAAAATTGATGCAATTACGCGGATTCTTGAATCCGAACCTTTTGATGCCGTGATTGCTTTTGTAAGAACCAAAAATGCCACAACCGAGTTGGCTGAAAAGCTAGCTGCTCGAGGTTATCGTGCAGAGGCGTTGAATGGCGACATTGCCCAGGCTCAGCGTGAGAAGATTGTTAAAAAGTTGCGTGCAGGTCAATTAGATATTCTTGTTGCAACAGATGTTGTTGCCCGTGGTTTAGATGTTGAGCGGGTCAGTCACGTTATTAACTATGACATTCCTTACGACAATGAAGCCTACGTTCACCGTATCGGGCGTACCGGGCGTGCAGGTCGCACCGGTGATGCCATCTTGTTTGTTACCAACCGTGAGCGTCGATTGTTGAAATCAATCGAGCAGTCGACAGGCCATACTATTCCGCGTATGCAATTGCCGGGTGCCGATGAAGTCAATGCGCAGCGCTCAGCGCGGTTCAAATCTCGTATTGCTGAGGTGATTTCGACCGAAAACCTCGATGAATTCGTGCAGCTTCTAGCTGAGTATCAAACTGATGAGGAAAAAGATCCGCTTCAAATTGCTGCAGCGCTAGCCTTTATGGTTAATGGCGGACGCTCGCTTCATGTGAGTGAGCTTCCTGATTTTGGCAAATCTGAGCGCCGCTCAGAGCGTGGCGAAAGAAGTGACCGGGGTGATAGGAATGATCGAAATAGAGATTCGCGTCGCTCTGAGCGACCAGATCGACCTCGGAAAAACCAGAATCAGCCGTCTACCGAACCGAAAAAGCTGAAAGAACATCCTGATATCGCCATGAAGCGCTATGCAATTGACGTTGGTTATGCACATGACGTTAAGCCTGGCAATATTGTTGGTGCGATTGCCAATGAAGCGGATATTGAGAGTGAGTACATTGGTCACATAGAAATTTATGATGACTACAGTACCGTTGATTTGCCCGATGGCATGCCGAAAGAAGTTTTCCAATCCCTTCAGAAGGCACGCGTTTGTCAGCGTAAGATGAACATTCAGCCGTTGTCAGCTGCAATGGCTAGCAATAGCGACCGGAAAGGACCCGAAAAATCGGACGAACAGGCCAGCGGCAAGAGTAAGCATCAGGCTGATAAGCACGATGGCTCTAAAGCACCGAAGAAACCAAAGCGCAGAAAAATTGACAAAGATCGCAGTTAA
- the pilE_2 gene encoding Fimbrial protein codes for MPTKHDTSIISDNKNLGFSLLELMIVLAVIAILMTLAMPDLTHKHAREDVNETLEKFDRFKSNIEVFYVLQGRFPEDNIEASMPASDKLIGNNFTGATVEKGAIHIYFGNKANAVLRDKVLSLRPLYVPDSPRSPISWACGYDQAPQGMQASATNLTDVAVIDLPLNCRNRTPTANR; via the coding sequence ATGCCAACCAAGCACGATACGAGCATTATCAGTGACAACAAGAACTTAGGTTTCAGCTTACTGGAACTAATGATTGTGCTTGCCGTTATCGCTATATTGATGACACTCGCGATGCCAGATTTAACGCACAAACACGCGCGTGAAGACGTTAACGAAACATTAGAAAAGTTCGATCGTTTTAAGAGCAATATCGAGGTTTTTTATGTTCTACAAGGCCGATTTCCTGAAGATAACATAGAAGCTTCTATGCCAGCTTCCGACAAACTGATTGGCAATAATTTTACCGGTGCAACGGTAGAAAAAGGCGCCATTCATATTTATTTTGGAAACAAAGCTAACGCCGTACTTCGCGACAAGGTACTTAGCCTTCGGCCACTATACGTTCCGGATAGTCCGCGATCGCCTATTTCATGGGCCTGCGGTTATGATCAAGCACCCCAGGGCATGCAGGCTAGCGCTACCAACCTCACTGATGTCGCCGTCATTGACCTCCCCCTAAACTGTCGCAACCGAACCCCAACTGCCAACCGATGA
- the cmoB gene encoding tRNA U34 carboxymethyltransferase — protein MQSMFDYTSFYRDLQKTSMSDQTEAWRLALDGRVDPRLHGDLPHWQSVIANLPDFPIDNVDLSADQVTLNSSISLDPQQKESITNNLMGLHPWRKGPFNFFGINIDTEWRSDWKWDRVKEHISDLTHRSVLDVGCGSGYHCWRMRGEGAKFVVGIDPMPKFVFQFNVFKHYLANEPVHVLPLKSEDLPVKLESFDTVFSMGVLYHRRSPMDHLEELKNALRPGGELVLETLVVDGDENTVLMPQGRYAQMRNVWFLPSAPALEIWLQRMGFKNIKTIDITQTSEDEQRPTDWMTFQSLAHFLDPKDSNLTIEGLPAPKRAIIMATK, from the coding sequence ATGCAATCTATGTTCGATTACACTTCTTTCTACCGAGACCTTCAAAAGACATCCATGTCTGATCAGACCGAGGCGTGGCGCCTCGCATTAGATGGCCGCGTTGACCCTCGATTGCATGGAGACTTACCCCATTGGCAATCCGTTATTGCAAACCTGCCGGATTTTCCGATCGACAACGTCGATCTGTCTGCAGATCAGGTCACCTTGAACTCATCGATTTCTCTCGACCCACAGCAAAAAGAATCGATTACAAATAACCTGATGGGGCTTCACCCTTGGCGCAAAGGCCCGTTTAACTTCTTTGGAATTAACATCGATACGGAATGGCGCTCAGATTGGAAATGGGATCGGGTAAAAGAGCATATCAGCGACCTGACGCATCGTAGCGTACTGGATGTCGGTTGCGGCAGTGGTTACCATTGTTGGCGCATGCGCGGTGAAGGCGCAAAGTTTGTTGTCGGCATCGATCCAATGCCCAAATTTGTATTCCAATTTAATGTTTTTAAACACTACCTCGCTAATGAGCCAGTCCACGTATTACCGCTAAAAAGTGAAGATTTACCGGTTAAGCTTGAGAGTTTTGACACGGTTTTTTCGATGGGTGTTCTTTACCACCGCCGCTCACCCATGGATCATCTTGAAGAACTCAAAAACGCACTTCGCCCCGGCGGCGAACTGGTACTCGAAACGCTCGTAGTTGATGGCGACGAGAATACCGTATTAATGCCGCAAGGACGCTACGCACAGATGCGTAACGTATGGTTTTTGCCCAGTGCGCCCGCATTAGAAATCTGGTTACAGCGAATGGGGTTCAAGAATATTAAAACGATAGATATCACACAAACATCTGAAGATGAGCAGCGCCCCACAGATTGGATGACATTTCAGTCACTGGCACACTTTCTTGACCCGAAAGATTCAAATCTAACGATCGAGGGTTTGCCTGCTCCGAAACGTGCCATTATTATGGCAACAAAATAA
- the elbB gene encoding Glyoxalase ElbB yields the protein MKKIGVLLSGCGVYDGSEVQEAVSVLIALDKLGAEAICIAPDIDQHHVVNHTTGEEMPETRNVLVESARICRGDIRIASSVSIDEVDGLAMPGGFGAAKNLSTWALEGPDGIIDPSVRQIIRDTHAAGKPIAALCVSPVVVAKAFEGTSVKPSLTLGTDAEPTEYDINGFHAGIESVGSESASCSLASLHVDEENRIISTPCYMQTASVGQIYDAAYLACAKLLSLAES from the coding sequence ATGAAAAAAATTGGCGTATTGTTGTCGGGTTGTGGCGTCTATGATGGCTCAGAAGTCCAAGAGGCCGTTAGTGTCCTAATTGCATTGGATAAATTGGGTGCTGAGGCAATATGCATCGCACCGGATATCGATCAGCATCATGTTGTTAATCATACAACGGGTGAGGAGATGCCTGAAACACGGAATGTGTTAGTTGAATCAGCACGTATTTGTCGTGGCGATATTCGAATAGCTTCTTCGGTGTCTATTGATGAGGTTGATGGATTGGCTATGCCTGGCGGGTTTGGTGCGGCTAAAAATTTATCGACATGGGCGCTTGAGGGGCCTGATGGGATTATAGATCCATCAGTTCGTCAAATCATTCGAGATACCCATGCAGCTGGTAAACCTATAGCGGCACTTTGTGTATCGCCGGTTGTGGTTGCGAAAGCATTTGAGGGCACTTCCGTCAAGCCGTCACTAACACTGGGAACGGATGCAGAACCTACTGAATATGATATCAATGGTTTTCATGCGGGCATTGAATCTGTTGGTAGCGAGTCAGCCAGCTGTAGCTTGGCAAGCCTTCATGTCGATGAAGAAAACCGGATCATTTCGACGCCATGTTACATGCAAACAGCATCTGTCGGTCAGATCTACGACGCGGCGTATCTTGCTTGCGCAAAACTTCTGTCTCTCGCTGAATCTTGA
- the gloA_2 gene encoding Lactoylglutathione lyase: protein MRYLHTMVRVTDLDASLQFYCDCLGMIEVSRKESQAGRFTLIFLSAPDDVSSAEKLSAPLLELTYNWDHEAYTGGRNFGHLAFEVDDIYATCQRLSDMGVTINRPPRDGHMAFVRSPDNVSIELLQKGEAKAQEEPWVSQKNIGEW, encoded by the coding sequence ATGCGTTACCTTCATACAATGGTTCGTGTCACTGATCTGGATGCGTCGCTGCAATTTTATTGCGATTGCTTGGGAATGATTGAAGTTTCCAGAAAAGAATCACAGGCGGGCCGGTTTACGCTTATATTTCTGAGTGCGCCTGATGACGTTTCTTCTGCCGAAAAACTCAGTGCTCCACTGTTGGAATTGACGTACAACTGGGATCATGAAGCCTACACGGGTGGTCGAAATTTCGGCCACTTAGCATTTGAGGTCGATGACATTTATGCAACCTGCCAACGCTTAAGTGATATGGGCGTTACGATTAATCGCCCGCCACGTGATGGACATATGGCGTTTGTGCGGTCGCCCGATAATGTTAGTATCGAGCTTCTACAAAAGGGTGAGGCCAAAGCCCAGGAAGAGCCTTGGGTGAGCCAGAAAAACATTGGGGAATGGTAG
- a CDS encoding Magnesium transporter MgtE yields MESVLESRVYALFTDALQSAKWVDAAEILGTVRAPDRADFFLSLSIEEQIQIFPFLPSDLAARTFTRIEPAAIAILFEQLGDDIVVPVLDAMAGDDQADFIEALSPVKQAQLLPHLRQKDSVEKLLAYPVDSAGALMNPEVLVVSQRLTAHQTLERVKQFESPGEQLHNVFIIDHLHRLRGIVSLFDLVKAASSQPIFEIMDADVVSVDADTDQEECALLFNRYDQMTLPVVDDNRRIIGGISFDDLVGVLVKEADEDLARMGAASPINASYLKVNVLTMVRNRASWLILLFVAATMTTTIIAAFESELESVAVLAVFIPLLIGTGGNAGAQTTTTIIRAMAMHQISLRDSRRVWLKEMCVGGLLGVVMAVMTSVLALVMFSNSELALTVGITVFCIVLSANFVGSLLPMIAHRMGLDPTLVSGPAITTIVDSVGLIIYFSIAQIIFGI; encoded by the coding sequence ATGGAATCCGTACTTGAAAGTCGCGTGTATGCGCTTTTTACCGATGCGCTGCAGTCTGCCAAGTGGGTAGATGCAGCCGAAATATTGGGCACTGTCAGAGCGCCTGATCGAGCAGATTTCTTTCTTAGCCTCTCCATCGAAGAACAAATTCAAATATTTCCCTTCTTACCTAGCGATTTGGCCGCGCGCACGTTCACGCGCATTGAGCCGGCGGCTATCGCAATTCTATTTGAGCAGTTAGGTGATGACATAGTCGTTCCTGTGCTAGATGCGATGGCAGGTGATGATCAGGCGGATTTCATCGAGGCTCTGTCGCCGGTTAAACAGGCACAATTGCTGCCGCATTTGAGACAGAAGGATTCTGTTGAAAAACTCTTGGCTTACCCGGTAGACTCTGCCGGAGCGTTAATGAACCCTGAGGTGCTTGTGGTCAGTCAGCGACTGACTGCGCACCAAACTTTAGAGCGTGTTAAGCAATTTGAATCGCCGGGTGAACAACTTCACAATGTCTTTATTATTGATCACTTGCATCGCTTGAGAGGTATTGTCAGTCTCTTCGATCTTGTAAAAGCTGCAAGTTCCCAGCCCATATTTGAAATAATGGACGCCGATGTCGTGTCTGTTGATGCCGACACCGATCAGGAAGAATGTGCACTGCTGTTTAATCGCTACGACCAAATGACTCTGCCGGTGGTGGATGATAATCGGCGAATTATCGGCGGCATTAGCTTTGATGATCTCGTTGGTGTGTTGGTGAAGGAAGCCGACGAAGATTTGGCCAGAATGGGGGCGGCAAGCCCAATCAATGCCAGTTACCTCAAGGTGAATGTGTTAACCATGGTGCGAAATCGAGCTTCGTGGCTGATCCTGTTGTTCGTGGCTGCCACCATGACAACCACAATCATTGCAGCGTTTGAATCGGAGCTTGAATCCGTCGCCGTGTTAGCTGTTTTTATCCCTTTGCTGATCGGGACGGGGGGGAATGCGGGAGCACAAACTACAACAACCATCATTCGTGCAATGGCAATGCATCAGATATCGTTGCGTGATTCCCGACGGGTATGGTTGAAGGAGATGTGCGTTGGTGGGCTTCTTGGTGTTGTTATGGCAGTGATGACATCTGTTCTTGCCTTGGTGATGTTTAGTAATTCTGAGCTGGCATTGACCGTCGGAATTACAGTGTTTTGCATTGTTTTGTCAGCAAACTTTGTGGGTTCGTTATTGCCGATGATCGCTCATAGAATGGGGTTGGACCCGACATTGGTATCTGGCCCTGCAATTACAACCATCGTGGATTCAGTCGGGTTGATCATCTATTTTTCTATTGCGCAGATTATTTTTGGTATTTGA
- the ppx_2 gene encoding Exopolyphosphatase, with translation MTTNHTEDIYAALDLGSNSFHLLIARFEGNKLVVIDRHKEMVRLAEGLLNDGSLSKKVIKRAIESLRRFAERLRPTPATHFKVIGTNTLRQATNADHFLEQAEYILGAPIDIISGIEEARLIFMGVAQDLSVSIEKRMVMDIGGGSTEFIVGNDQPEHLESIEMGCVTYSRRFFADGKLXKKAYQKAVITARAEIQEIAHDFNSANWHEAVGTSGTIKAIEKVLYAMGEAGDHTITPAGLVAMSRALLEFNDTSDIKLPGLSDERKPVIAGGLAVLHAAFLELGIERMHVSSYAAREGSIMDLAGKVHRQDTRERTVKAMSKRFSIDTRHAERVSSLASNFLSDVKTEYPDNYVQVRQLLDWSARLHELGLMISHQGYHKHSAYLLANSEMPGFSKQEQKYLSFLVQNHRKKLKSMPQTYGFEPDWLMVSLLRLACLFNRRREDNGVPENLQLNVTGDKITLTLPEPWLREHPLTQEDLLQEKHYLQQMDIRLKICH, from the coding sequence ATGACAACAAACCACACTGAAGATATCTATGCAGCTTTGGATTTAGGTTCTAACAGCTTCCACCTGCTGATCGCCCGGTTTGAAGGAAACAAACTTGTCGTCATTGACCGTCACAAGGAAATGGTCCGCCTTGCCGAGGGATTACTCAACGATGGCTCACTTTCTAAAAAGGTNATAAAAAGAGCAATCGAGAGTTTACGCCGGTTTGCTGAGCGCTTACGTCCTACCCCCGCGACACACTTCAAAGTGATCGGCACTAATACGCTGCGCCAAGCGACCAACGCCGACCATTTTCTCGAACAAGCCGAGTATATTCTCGGTGCCCCCATCGACATCATTAGCGGCATTGAAGAAGCGCGTTTGATATTTATGGGCGTTGCTCAAGACCTATCCGTGAGTATCGAGAAACGCATGGTAATGGATATCGGCGGCGGATCTACCGAATTTATCGTCGGCAATGATCAGCCAGAACATCTTGAAAGTATAGAGATGGGCTGCGTTACCTATAGCCGCCGATTTTTTGCCGATGGAAAATTGTNGAAAAAAGCCTACCAAAAGGCAGTAATCACCGCACGCGCTGAAATTCAGGAAATCGCTCACGACTTCAATTCTGCCAATTGGCATGAAGCTGTTGGCACATCCGGTACGATCAAGGCCATTGAAAAAGTTCTGTACGCGATGGGTGAAGCCGGTGACCACACAATCACACCCGCCGGCTTAGTTGCGATGAGCCGCGCTTTACTCGAATTCAACGACACATCGGACATCAAACTTCCGGGGTTATCAGACGAACGTAAACCCGTCATCGCTGGAGGTCTCGCGGTTCTTCACGCTGCATTTCTCGAGCTGGGCATCGAACGCATGCATGTCTCCAGCTATGCAGCCCGAGAAGGCAGCATTATGGATCTTGCTGGCAAAGTACATCGACAAGACACGCGTGAGAGAACCGTTAAGGCGATGTCGAAGCGTTTCAGCATCGACACACGCCATGCTGAGCGTGTTAGCTCGCTAGCCAGTAATTTCCTCAGTGATGTTAAAACGGAATATCCGGACAATTATGTGCAAGTAAGACAGCTTCTAGATTGGTCTGCCCGACTTCACGAGCTCGGACTAATGATTTCTCACCAGGGTTATCACAAACACAGTGCCTACTTGCTCGCGAATTCCGAAATGCCTGGGTTTTCCAAACAAGAACAAAAATATCTCAGTTTTCTGGTGCAAAATCATCGAAAAAAGCTGAAATCTATGCCGCAAACTTACGGTTTTGAACCTGATTGGCTGATGGTATCCCTGTTGCGGCTGGCATGCTTATTCAATCGTCGACGTGAAGATAATGGCGTACCTGAGAACCTGCAACTTAACGTAACCGGCGATAAAATCACACTAACACTGCCTGAGCCTTGGTTGCGGGAACATCCGCTGACACAAGAAGATCTTCTTCAGGAGAAGCACTATCTACAGCAAATGGACATCCGCCTAAAGATTTGCCATTGA